Proteins encoded within one genomic window of Theobroma cacao cultivar B97-61/B2 chromosome 7, Criollo_cocoa_genome_V2, whole genome shotgun sequence:
- the LOC18594115 gene encoding uncharacterized protein LOC18594115, which yields MVPRHFLLLFFILFGFSCFQAQARFITGRPSPTDLVSDGISTVKSPPYLLLLKPLASAEVSCEQTYGFLPCSTTALGNLFLILVYGYLMYLAATYLSNGSEVLHVIRGPGIVGGLSLPPLGALPNAMLILVSGLSGATETAQSQVSVGMGMLAGSTIMFLTVVWGSCVAVGRCDLRDSVAVDGTITKGFSLTETGVSTDIWTCYAARIMAMSVIPFIIVQVSQILNSTLGRRLAVLIALIVSLSLLVSYCFYQVFQPRVQRRRLAFAKHKHFISGILKHLEKTALGKLLDDNGDPNTEMIRELFETIDENHDGSLSTSELKAFIIGIRFEEIDLDKDDALRKVMADFDISLDSLVQEGEFVRGIEKWIIEAKRTGGTYLEPNNGTFKFIDHFHKQAKREHDLLGSEEQTDEVVEDVENPGWTSLKAVLMLLLGTLIAAAFADPLVDAVDNFSIATSIPSFFISFVALPLASNSSKAVPAIIFASRKKKRTASLTFSELYATVTMNNVLCLSVFLALVYARGLTWDFSSEVLVILIVCIVMGAFASFRTTFPLWTCSVAFLLYPFSLALVYVLVYVFGWS from the exons atggTTCCCAGACATTTCCTACTCCTTTTCTTCATCCTCTTTGGTTTCTCTTGTTTCCAAGCTCAAGCCCGCTTCATCACCGGCCGTCCATCCCCAACGGATCTCGTATCCGATGGAATCTCCACCGTTAAATCTCCACCTTACCTCCTCCTCCTCAAGCCGCTGGCTTCGGCGGAGGTATCCTGTGAGCAGACTTACGGGTTCTTACCCTGCAGCACCACGGCGCTCGGGAACTTGTTTTTGATCCTTGTTTATGGATACCTCATGTATTTAGCTGCTACTTACTTGTCCAATGGAAGTGAGGTTTTGCATGTGATCCGCGGTCCCGGGATTGTTGGAGGATTGTCCTTGCCTCCGCTTGGAGCTCTGCCCAATGCAATGCTTATTCTTg TATCTGGACTTTCTGGAGCCACAGAAACTGCACAAAGTCAGGTTTCTGTCGGGATGGGGATGCTAGCTGGGTCAACTATCATGTTTCTCACCGTGGTATGGGGATCCTGTGTCGCTGTTGGAAGGTGTGATCTTCGTGATTCAGTTGCAGTAGATGGAACAATTACAAAAGGATTTAGCCTAACAG AGACTGGTGTCAGTACTGATATTTGGACTTGCTATGCTGCAAGGATAATGGCTATGTCGGTTATCCCATTCATTATTGTTCAAGTATCACAAATTCTCAATTCAACTTTAGGAAGACGATTAGCAGTTTTGATTGCTCTTATCGTATCACTCTCACTGCTGGTTTCTTATTGCTTTTATCAG GTCTTTCAGCCTAGGGTCCAGAGAAGGCGACTTGCTTTTGCAAAGCATAAACATTTCATATCAGGAATCTTAAAACACTTGGAAAAGACTGCTTTAGGAAAACTTCTTGATGACAACGGTGATCCTAACACAGAAATGATAAGAGA GTTGTTTGAGACAATTGACGAGAATCATGATGGTAGTCTTTCAACTTCTGAACTGAAAGCATTTATTATAGGAATCCGTTTTGAAGAGATAGACTTGGATAAGGATGATGCTCTGAGAAAAGTGATGGCAGATTTCGATATCTCCCTTGACTCTCTTGTTCAAGAGGGGGAGTTTGTAAGAGGTATTGAAAAATGGATTATTGAGGCAAAGCGAACCGGTGGTACTTATCTTGAACCTAATAACGGAACTTTTAAGTTTATTGACCATTTTCACAAG CAAGCCAAGAGAGAACATGATTTGTTGGGGTCGGAGGAACAAACTGATGAGGTTGTTGAGGATGTTGAAAACCCTGGATGGACCTCCTTAAAAGCAGTACTAATGTTACTGCTGGGTACCCTTATTGCAGCTGCATTCGCAGATCCACTGGTAGACGCAGTTGATAATTTTTCTATTGCAACAAGTATTCCatctttcttcatttcattCGTTGCATTGCCATTGGCTAGCAACTCTAGCAAAGCTGTACCAGCCATTATCTTTGCTAGCCGCAAGAAGAAGAGGACTGCATCATTAACATTTTCTGAG CTTTATGCGACAGTAACTATGAATAACGTCCTCTGTCTGTCAGTTTTCTTGGCACTTGTTTACGCCAGGGGATTGACATGGGATTTCTCATCTGAAGTGCTGGTTATTCTTATTGTTTGCATCGTGATGGGTGCCTTTGCCAGTTTCCGCACCACTTTCCCGCTTTGGACATGTTCGGTTGCTTTCCTCCTTTATCCATTTTCTTTGGCGCTCGTTTATGTTCTTGTTTATGTCTTCGGTTGGTCATAG